One window of the Triticum dicoccoides isolate Atlit2015 ecotype Zavitan chromosome 3B, WEW_v2.0, whole genome shotgun sequence genome contains the following:
- the LOC119281235 gene encoding embryonic protein DC-8-like codes for MASEQSRREERAQAAAQKAADELAAARRDMREPSSPGRRTGIFGTVQESARSLMGAVRDTFSGGVRDTTTAHDSHSSGAMGTAGEKLDEYGSYASQKAEEGKEGASEMADAAAGKTKDAAAEKTREMADAAAGKTKETKDAAVEKTREMADTAATKAAETKDAAAEKASGAGEMVTEKARSAKDAAADKASGAAETVTEKAKGAKDAALDTAEGAKEYMVDKKEDARRALAGSAKDSKGETNESAWQQGQDVRRRAAEKAEEARQRTHQPPEEERSKSATENILGSAQGLTEAFKEKMTMPTDVIERKLAERKGTPTDAGRGEALNADDVMLRVKEADQMTGTGFNDVGKMGEEGTGMKAALRADDEEDVMLRVKAADQMTGQAFNDVGPMGEEGTGWGPALRARKDA; via the exons ATGGCATCCGAGCAGAGTCGCCGCGAGGAGCGCGCGCAGGCCGCGGCGCAGAAGGCGGCCGACGAGCTCGCCGCGGCCAGGCGGGACATGCGCGAGCCCAGCAGCCCAGGACGGCGGACCGGCATCTTCGGCACCGTGCAGGAGAGCGCGCGCTCCCTGATGGGCGCCGTCCGCGACACCTTCTCCGGCGGCGTCCGGGACACAACCACGGCCCACGACAGCCACTCCAGCGGCGCCATGGGGACCGCGGGGGAGAAACTCGATGAGTACGGGAGCTACGCATCCCAGAAGgccgaggaagggaaggagggcgcGAGTGAGATGGCGGACGCCGCTGCGGGGAAGACCAAGGATGCGGCCGCGGAGAAGACGAGGGAGATGGCGGACGCCGCCGCGGGGAAGACCAAGGAGACCAAGGACGCGGCGGTGGAGAAGACGAGGGAGATGGCGGACACCGCCGCGACGAAGGCCGCGGAGACCAAGGACGCGGCCGCAGAGAAGGCGAGCGGCGCGGGGGAGATGGTGACGGAGAAGGCGAGGAGTGCCAAGGACGCGGCGGCTGACAAGGCGAGTGGAGCGGCGGAGACggtgacggagaaggcgaagggcgcCAAGGACGCAGCCTTGGATACAGCGGAGGGCGCCAAGGagtacatggtggacaagaaggagGACGCCCGGCGAGCGCTCGCCGGCTCGGCCAAGGATAGCAAGGGCGAGACAAACGAGTCGGCGTGGCAACAGGGCCAGGAcgtgcggcggcgggcggcggagaagGCCGAGGAGGCTCGTCAGCGAACGCACCAACCGCCGGAGGAGGAGAG GTCGAAGTCGGCAACGGAGAACATCTTGGGGTCGGCGCAGGGGTTGACGGAGGCGTTCAAGGAGAAGATGACGATGCCGACGGACGTGATCGAGCGGAAGCTCGCTGAGAGGAAGGGGACGCCGACGGACGCGGGCAGGGGCGAGGCACTGAACGCGGACGACGTGATGCTGCGCGTCAAGGAGGCCGACCAGATGACCGGGACAGGGTTTAACGACGTCGGCAAGATGGGCGAGGAGGGCACCGGCATGAAGGCGGCACTGAGggccgacgacgaggaggacgtGATGCTGCGGGTGAAGGCGGCGGACCAGATGACGGGGCAGGCGTTCAACGACGTCGGCCCGATGGGAGAGGAGGGCACGGGATGGGGTCCGGCGTTGAGGGCGCGGAAGGACGCCTGA